Proteins encoded together in one Tripterygium wilfordii isolate XIE 37 chromosome 14, ASM1340144v1, whole genome shotgun sequence window:
- the LOC120014134 gene encoding probable leucine-rich repeat receptor-like protein kinase At5g49770, with product MASAAPIGLFLFLALFCARIHVIVSLTNDGDAAALQSMKSSWENTPPTWQQSNDPCGFPWEGVTCKDSRVTALGLPAMGLKGRLSGDIGSLTELISLDLSYNKGLTGSLTPRLGDLKNLNILILQGCSFTGNIPSELGNLAELSFLALNTNNLSGGIPPSLGKLSKLYWLDLAENQLTGPLPVSTDTTPGLDQLHKAKHFHFNKNQLSGSIPAQLFSSDMILIHVLFDSNKLTGGIPATIGLVQTLEVLRLDRNSLTGAIPSTISNLTNINELHLAQNELSGTVPDLSPMTSLNYLDLSNNSFLASEAPAWFTSLTSLNTLVMEYSSLQGSFPPELLSFPRIQVVKLKNNAFNGTLTIGGANFSPQLELIDLENNQISIATLGSGFNTTLKLMGNPVCDSALANTVYCRPQ from the exons ATGGCTTCTGCTGCACCCATTGGGCTGTTCTTATTTCTGGCGTTGTTTTGTGCAAGAATTCATGTTATTGTGTCTCTTACCAACGATGGAGATG CTGCTGCTCTGCAATCTATGAAGAGCTCATGGGAAAATACACCTCCAACTTGGCAGCAGTCGAACGATCCTTGTGGATTCCCCTGGGAAGGAGTCACCTGCAAAGATTCAAGAGTTACTGCATT GGGACTACCAGCAATGGGACTTAAAGGGAGACTAAGTGGTGACATTGGTAGCCTAACCGAATTAATATCCTT GGACTTGTCGTATAACAAAGGACTCACAGGTTCACTCACTCCACGCTTAGGGGATCTAAAGAACTTGAATATCCT GATCTTACAAGGCTGTAGCTTCACCGGAAATATTCCGAGTGAGCTTGGCAATCTTGCCGAGCTATCATTCCT GGCTTTGAACACAAACAACTTAAGTGGTGGAATACCTCCTTCTTTGGGGAAACTTTCTAAACTCTACTGGTTGGATCTAGCAGAAAATCAGTTAACAGGACCACTTCCCGTATCAACAGACACTACTCCAGGCTTGGACCAACTTCATAAAGCTAAACACTT TCATTTCAATAAGAACCAGCTTTCTGGTTCCATCCCTGCCCAACTTTTCAGCTCAGATATGATACTGATACATGT GTTATTTGATAGTAATAAACTTACTGGAGGAATTCCCGCAACAATAGGACTTGTTCAGACACTTGAAGTTCT TCGACTTGATAGAAATTCTTTAACAGGAGCAATACCATCAACTATCAGCAACCTTACAAACATCAATGAatt GCATTTGGCGCAAAACGAACTGTCAGGCACCGTACCGGACTTATCTCCAATGACTTCTCTAAACTACTT GGACCTTAGCAACAATTCCTTTTTAGCATCAGAAGCTCCGGCTTGGTTCACATCCTTGACATCACTCAACACTTT GGTCATGGAATATTCATCACTTCAAGGGTCTTTTCCCCCAGAACTCCTCTCTTTTCCAAGGATACAAGTAGT GAAACTGAAGAACAATGCATTTAATGGCACGCTGACAATTGGCGGAGCCAATTTTAGCCCACAATTGGAACTTATTGATCTGGAGAACAACCAGATTTCAATAGCAACACTTGGTTCTGGCTTCAATACTACTCTAAA ACTCATGGGAAACCCAGTCTGCGACAGTGCGCTTGCGAATACTGTTTACTGTCGTCCTCAGTGA